A region of Denticeps clupeoides unplaced genomic scaffold, fDenClu1.1, whole genome shotgun sequence DNA encodes the following proteins:
- the LOC114783316 gene encoding protein sprouty homolog 1-like, whose translation MEPQSQHGTGGSLAVIQQPSPEARLEQLDYERELQRAAILSLDQIKAIRSSNEYTEGPSAARRPAPRVAPRPDKQERTHEVILVNVNNNYEPRGHHHHHHHAARVPGLSRSTSTGSSGSGGSASSEQGLLPRSPPARPGAVRTQPKADGPLKPAGKASADLGGHQFICERCGKCKCRECTAPRTLPACLACGGQCLCSAESAVENGTCMCLVKGLFYHCSNDDEGDTCADHPCSLSRSHCCSRFLCMGLMAALFPCLLCYPPMKGCVRASQGCYDRAKRPGCRCKNSNTVYCKLEAPAPRKPS comes from the coding sequence ATGGAGCCCCAAAGTCAACATGGCACTGGTGGCTCGCTAGCTGTGATCCAGCAGCCCTCCCCGGAGGCTCGGCTGGAGCAGCTGGACTACGAGCGGGAGCTCCAGCGCGCCGCCATCCTCTCGCTCGACCAGATCAAGGCCATCCGCTCCAGCAACGAGTACACGGAGGGCCCGTCGGCGGCCCGGAGGCCAGCGCCGCGCGTCGCGCCGCGGCCCGACAAGCAGGAGCGCACCCACGAGGTCATCCTCGTCAACGTGAACAATAACTACGAGCCCAGGggccaccatcaccatcaccatcacgcCGCGCGGGTCCCGGGCCTCAGCCGCTCCACCAGCACGGGCAGCTCCGGCAGCGGCGGCAGCGCCTCCTCCGAGCAGGGCCTGCTGCCGCGCTCCCCTCCCGCCCGGCCGGGGGCCGTGCGGACTCAGCCCAAGGCGGACGGGCCCCTGAAGCCCGCGGGCAAGGCCTCGGCCGACCTCGGCGGCCACCAGTTCATCTGCGAGCGGTGCGGCAAGTGCAAGTGCCGGGAGTGCACGGCGCCCCGGACGCTGCCCGCCTGCCTGGCCTGCGGCGGCCAGTGCCTGTGCTCCGCCGAGAGCGCCGTGGAGAACGGCACCTGCATGTGCCTGGTCAAGGGACTCTTCTACCACTGCTCCAACGACGACGAGGGGGACACCTGCGCCGACCACCCCTGCTCCCTGTCCCGCTCGCACTGCTGCTCCCGCTTCCTGTGCATGGGATTAATGGCCGCGCTCTTCCCCTGCCTGCTGTGCTACCCGCCCATGAAGGGCTGCGTCCGGGCAAGCCAGGGCTGCTACGACCGCGCCAAGCGGCCGGGCTGCCGCTGCAAGAACTCCAACACCGTCTACTGCAAGCTGGAGGCCCCGGCGCCCCGGAAACCCTCCTGA